The following coding sequences lie in one Fusarium poae strain DAOMC 252244 chromosome 1, whole genome shotgun sequence genomic window:
- a CDS encoding hypothetical protein (BUSCO:12398at5125): protein MHKFSVAFNRRKSTATSEDFQHGPVTPPEGQSSFRVIERSDPSLGKSFDGGARMARASGGYIPKPSHLDQFDNEDNMFADLKSGNRGSGASNTTKATSTDTSSRHSNASTAPSSTNLESHDDHKHSQKKNQKQSQNQNLHDIAPRAAVKSSGSGFLNRAGRTFSFGVQKKHNASPPKIDNDIPPVPTIQQDAYGGRSRGLTESTTSTATPPQLEMENNGMDMGGDFGSMFSSFDKRASVITMRADGSAAPRSLTSNRPIQPPPLSINKSNKVEPGPESWGRNEDDGLLGPQPGSPELDDVPPPVPRHQSSFKTSSRPSDIIEDEDAKLLQDSIAVGRLLSESSSSNAPSGRYRRNEDSFSSFERKPLNSSFNRGDDNLFEGTSAHNSRITNRLNTRNPSPQRNTKVMTPAQFEKYRKDKEAHGSSDGVRQSTTNDDDDEINYDDDEDEIEKSKQQAKQRRKQEAHMAVYRQQMMKVTGEQPDMHPHDRPGLASSMSAPQLHLMKTPSPGLPAGASDEDDDEEVPLAILQAHGFPSKNRPPARLSTMGSNPNLRASTQLAPPRPGSAMGESSQNQRHSMLPAFARGLPQDPFVGASISKPAMRESLTFSGGLPASESQQSLPPGGLVGVIANEERSRAMRRGGPNPNGQKFVPGMNAPQGPPFDNPQAMMNAMNSMYNMPGMGMSQQQMMPPPQLTVGDQAQLQMTQQMSQFMQMQMQFMQMMASNNQQQQPGMMPPMQPPYGGMSATQSMNDLSSRHSMMLEPTLEPPRRMDAGMRTMSMVQPSSGSSFLPPIGGYAGSIHGMPIGYTPSIAPSERSNIGLPGRYRPVSQMPAATVPEPHRRTSTMSGALGHWNEPKTKSTINIVTTSGDGSDDDDEEGWEAMKAKRDKKRSMWKSKKGLGSEFGTMI from the exons ATGCATAAATTCAGTGTTGCGTTCAACAGGCGGAAGTCAACCGCGACCTCGGAGGATTTCCAGCATGGCCCAGTGACACCACCAGAGGGGCAATCATCATTCCGAGTTATTGAACGATCAGACCCTTCTCTCGGCAAGTCATTCGACGGCGGCGCCCGGATGGCCAGGGCTTCTGGGGGCTACATTCCCAAGCCAAGTCATCTGGATCAGTTCGACAACGAGGATAACATGTTTGCAGACCTCAAGAGTGGCAATAG GGGAAGTGGGGCGTCTAATACGACCAAAGCCACATCAACTGATACCTCCTCAAGGCACAGTAATGCCTCGACcgctccatcttcaacaaatCTCGAATCACACGACGATCACAAGCACTCTCAGAAAAAGAATCAGAAGCAGAGTCAAAACCAGAATCTACACGACATAGCTCCACGAGCCGCTGTCAAGTCAAGCGGGTCCGGATTTTTGAACCGAGCTGGTCGAACTTTTTCATTCGGCGTTCAGAAAAAGCACAACGCTTCGCCCCCAAAGATCGACAACGATATCCCGCCCGTCCCAACCATTCAACAGGATGCTTATGGTGGAAGATCGCGAGGTCTGACCGAATCCACAACTAGCACCGCTACACCACCCCAGCTGGAGATGGAGAACAATGGTATGGACATGGGAGGGGATTTTGGTTCCATGTTTTCGTCGTTCGATAAGAGGGCGAGCGTTATTACAATGAGAGCTGATGGATCCGCCGCTCCTCGATCCCTCACCAGCAACCGTCCTATTCAGCCTCCTCCTCTGAGCATCAACAAATCCAACAAAGTCGAGCCAGGCCCCGAGTCTTGGGGCCGAAACGAAGACGATGGTCTACTCGGCCCCCAGCCGGGCTCCCCTGAACTGGATGATGTGCCACCTCCTGTTCCGCGCCATCAGAGTTCTTTCAAGACCTCCAGCCGACCGTCCGATATCATCGAAGATGAGGACGCGAAATTGTTGCAGGACTCAATTGCCGTGGGACGACTGTTGTCCGAGTCTAGTAGCTCTAACGCTCCTTCTGGTCGTTACCGACGAAACGAAGACTCTTTCTCATCCTTTGAGAGGAAGCCCTTAAACTCAAGCTTTAACAGAGGCGACGATAACCTTTTCGAGGGAACTTCGGCTCACAACTCGCGCATCACCAACCGCCTCAACACGCGAAACCCCAGCCCACAGCGCAACACCAAGGTAATGACACCAGCCCAGTTTGAGAAGTACCGAAAGGACAAGGAGGCTCACGGTTCGAGCGATGGAGTTCGGCAGTCAACTAccaacgacgatgacgacgaaaTCAActacgatgatgatgaggatgagatcGAGAAGTCTAAACAGCAAGcgaagcaaagaagaaagcAGGAGGCTCACATGGCAGTCTACCGGCAGCAGATGATGAAGGTCACTGGAGAACAACCTGATATGCACCCACATGACCGGCCTGGCCTAGCAAGCTCGATGAGCGCTCCACAGCTTCATCTCATGAAGACACCATCCCCTGGGCTTCCAGCTGGTGCTtctgatgaggatgatgacgaggaggtgCCTCTGGCCATTCTTCAAGCTCATGGTTTCCCCAGCAAGAACCGACCACCTGCCCGGCTGAGTACTATGGGCTCGAATCCAAACCTGCGAGCATCTACACAGTTGGCGCCACCACGGCCTGGCTCGGCCATGGGCGAGAGCAGCCAAAATCAGCGCCACTCGATGCTTCCCGCCTTCGCACGTGGCCTACCTCAAGACCCTTTTGTGGGCGCCAGTATCTCAAAGCCTGCCATGCGTGAATCGCTGACCTTCAGCGGCGGTCTACCTGCTTCCGAGTCTCAGCAATCCCTACCTCCCGGTGGCTTGGTTGGTGTTATCGCCAACGAAGAACGTTCGAGGGCTATGCGACGTGGTGGACCCAACCCTAACGGTCAGAAATTTGTCCCCGGCATGAACGCGCCACAAGGCCCTCCATTCGACAACCCCCAAGCCATGATGAACGCCATGAACAGTATGTATAATATGCCTGGCATGGGCATGTCACAGCAGCAGATGATGCCCCCACCACAACTCACGGTTGGGGACCAAGCACAGCTCCAAATGACACAGCAAATGTCCCAATtcatgcagatgcagatgcagtTTATGCAGATGATGGCTTCCAACaatcaacagcagcaacctgGCATGATGCCGCCGATGCAACCTCCTTACGGCGGAATGTCCGCCACTCAGTCTATGAACGACCTTTCATCGCGACATTCGATGATGCTGGAGCCGACTTTGGAGCCTCCTCGCCGCATGGACGCTGGAATGCGTACTATGAGCATGGTCCAACCCAGCTCAGGCAGTTCGTTCTTGCCGCCAATCGGTGGTTACGCCGGCTCAATTCATGGCATGCCCATAGGCTACACTCCATCTATTGCCCCTTCTGAGCGAAGCAACATTGGTCTGCCTGGCCGCTACCGACCCGTGTCACAAATGCCAGCCGCGACTGTTCCCGAGCCACATCGACGAACCAGCACCATGTCTGGAGCGCTTGGCCATTGGAATGAACCCAAGACAAAGTCAACCATCAACATCGTTACCACTTCTGGTGATGGTtcagacgatgacgatgaggagggGTGGGAGGCTATGA